The nucleotide window TCTTTTTCGCCAGAACCACATTTCGTTAGGCCGTGGCCACTGACCGAGGTAGCATTCACCGCGTGAAACCGATGGACGGCATTGAAATAGGTTTCCTTGCCTGTAAGCATGTCGCTTTGCTTGCCATGCGGAGAAGCTCCGCAATCCATTGCCGACGCAGACGATTGACCAGGGGAGTAGACCAGCGTGCCACATAAGTATGGACACCGCTGCATCGGATGGATGTGAAATCATCAAGCTTTTCTTTCCGACCTACAACTTACAGGGCAATTGACCGACGATAGAGGCTATGACAacgccggggggggggggggggggggtgaccGAGCCGCGGCCGTTTTCCTGTCCGCCCACAAGCAGAATCTCAAAGTCAACAGATGAGGCCGATTGACTACTGAAACTTGAATCATGGTCACTGCACTTACATACACTGGGCCCCCATCCCATCAGTCGTACTGGGCCCCTTGTCTACGATACCTTCAGACGGCAGAAAGACTTACGCGTCCGTTTGGAAGCAGACCATTAGGTTCCCTGTAGGGGATACCAAGTTCAACCGAGTTCACTGAACGTGGGGGCTTCTCCAGCACGGCGGTGACGCCTTCGTAAGGGAACTTTCCGGCAGCAAGGCCTAGGATGTGCCACTAGAAAACGGTCTCGTCCTGCATGCCAATCCCAGATGGTTTCTGTCACGGGCGATTCACCAACGGTAACGGTATCGTCAACATCGCAACCTATTATTCGGCTTCATCCTACCGTACGCCGTTGAGCTGGGGAGCAGCGATCTCCTCGGCCAAGACGTAATCCCGCACCGCGCCCTTCCAGTCGCTGATTCTCACGTCCTTGATCTTGACCACGATGACCCGTACCTCTTCGCCGGCCACGAAACATCccctgccgccgtcctcggcctgcacGCTGGGGTTGAAGCTCTGTCCCTCGTCAAAGGTGTTGTTCTCGAGATGCGCCTCGCGGTAAAACTTTTCTTCGTCGGACCCGTTGTCCACTAGGCTAGCGGTGCCGTTGATTGTGGCGCTGATGCTGGAGACTGCGGCGGTGTTCAAGTTCAGAaggagggaggcgaggcTGGAGCGGTGCTCGGGCCCGGGGCTGCCGCCAGAGAGACGGCGGCCTGAAGTCGGTGGGCGGTGGGATGACCCTACATGATAGCGGTTAGAAAGATGGAGCGTCTTCCTCGAAAGCTTTGGGGTATTTTCATACAGTCGTGGACCAACAGAGAGACGTTGGGGTTCGATAGGAGATTCTGCGTCTTTCTCGAGGCGGGGTTGGTGGTCATGACGATGACTGGGGTGGACGAAAAGTCGGATGACGGGAGGTATGTGTAGTTCATGAGGGAGACGTTAGGGATGTTATCGGTACATGTTGCGAGATGGAGCTATCAGATGCAGTGGCGACGGCCCAAGGTCAGCACAAGAAGCTCCTCATGATACAGCTGCAAGCTCGACGCGGGGCAGAGGAGAGCGGATTTCGGAACGTACGAATCGGGCGTTCTCCAAGCATTGAACGACCTCCTGGGGCAGGGTGGCGGTGACCTGTTTGTTGGTATCGCCGGCCGAAGCCTCGTAATTGAGAGGTACTTGTTGCTCCATGATCGGTCAGGTTAAGTTGCTTGGCGGGTTGGGATGGTGATGCTGTGCGCAGTATCGTGAGCTTCTCCAAAAATGAGCGTTCCTGAATTCGGCTGGGCTGGAAAGGAAGGAtggacagacagacagacatgGCCCCGTCACTCGCTGACTAATGCGGGGCAACAACGGTCAGTGTTCCATCTTTGCTGGCGGGATGACGCACTTCACCTCACCTAGAATGGCCCATGTCACCCGCCCTTATCTTATCAAGCGGCAGGACATCCGAAATGG belongs to Colletotrichum higginsianum IMI 349063 chromosome 5, whole genome shotgun sequence and includes:
- a CDS encoding Pyridoxamine 5'-phosphate oxidase, which encodes MEQQVPLNYEASAGDTNKQVTATLPQEVVQCLENARFLHLATCTDNIPNVSLMNYTYLPSSDFSSTPVIVMTTNPASRKTQNLLSNPNVSLLVHDWSSHRPPTSGRRLSGGSPGPEHRSSLASLLLNLNTAAVSSISATINGTASLVDNGSDEEKFYREAHLENNTFDEGQSFNPSVQAEDGGRGCFVAGEEVRVIVVKIKDVRISDWKGAVRDYVLAEEIAAPQLNGWHILGLAAGKFPYEGVTAVLEKPPRSVNSVELGIPYREPNGLLPNGRVSLSAV